Sequence from the Phragmites australis chromosome 6, lpPhrAust1.1, whole genome shotgun sequence genome:
TAACAAGATGCACCAGCCAGAAGGCCGAGTCAATCCAAACGGCATGGAAAGCGATAGCGACGAGTAGGCGCAAGAGAAGTTGGCGTGGCGCCAATAAATAGGCGCCCGGGTCATCGGCCAAACCATCGCCCCCttgtttttctctctccctctctctgttcagttgcctctctgctctctctggcACCTGCCTCTCCTGCGCCCCGTCTGAGTGTACCACacgaagaagagagagaaggagatggCAGGAGGAGGCGACAACTCCCAGACGAATGGAGCTCACGACCAGAGGGCCATGGAAGAGGGCAGGAAGGAGGAGTATGCTGACCAGGGCTGCGCCGGCATGGCCACCTCCGTGCCCTTCATCCAGAAGGTGAGGCGAGATGAAAGATACAGTTCttggcttcttctcctcctccttacTGTGCCATGCATGTCTCAGTGAAATGATCCTTCATTTTTTGAGATCAGAAGTGAATTTCAACTTATCTTCTGATCTACTCTTGTCACTACCTATAGAAATAGGAGTTATCTAGGCTTTTGCGCTGCCTTTTATTTGATCTTTACTTGCAAAGTGTTGTAGATCCTACCATACATAGCAtaccaacaaaagaagaacttcCAATCCAGGGATGCTGCACCAGTTGGCACATCCATGGAAAGAAATAATGTCACACCAAATCTGTTACTAGCTAGCGCCCACCTAATGCCTTGTTTGCATCTGGAGCCATGTCAAAATCAAGTCCCAAAATGCCATGAACAGTCCTGAGCGGCACTCGCATCACAGGATCCGTTCTTTTGTCGGTGACTGTTCGCAACGACCTCGGACAATGCTGCCCTTCGTTTTCTGAAACTAAACTTTTATGCGTCGTGCAGATCCTCGCGGAGATCTTCGGCACCTACTTTCTGATCTTCGCGGGGTGCGGCGCGGTGACGATCAACGCGAGCAAGAACGGGCAGATCACGTTCCCGGGGGTGGCCATCGTGTGGGGGCTGGCCGTGATGGTGATGGTGTACGCCGTCGGCCACATCTCCGGCGCGCACTTCAACCCCGCCGTCACCTTCGCGTTCGCCACCTGCGGCCGGTTCCCCTGGCGCCAGCTCCCGGCCTACGTGCTGGCCCAGATGCTGGGCGCCACGCTCGCCTCCGGCACGCTGCGGCTCATGTTCGGCGGGCGGCACGAGCACTTCCCGGGCACGCTCCCCGCCGGGTCCGACGTGCAGTCGCtcgtactcgagatcatcatcACCTTCTACCTCATGTTCGTCATCTCCGGCGTCGCCACCGACAACAGAGCCGTAAGAATTTGCAGGATTTTGATCGTGATCTTTTTTTACTTTACTTACTACTAGTAACAAATTCCGTATAATAATTGATAATTAACCAACTAATAATTAACAAACCTGCTTAAAAATAGTGTCCAATCTGATGAAACAAGTGTTGCTGTGCATGCAGATCGGGGAGTTGGCAGGGCTGGCCGTCGGTGCAACCATCCTGCTTAATGTGCTCATTGCTGGGTAAGTACACTACACTTCATATGACATCATCTCAATTAATCTTGACAAAATTCATAGGAATTCAATTCGGCCTAGAGTTCACTCATGTTCAAAACAGAAATATgtaaactttttaaaattttcacatTTTACATGATGACTAGCACCAAAATAGATTaatgagctgaaattttttcgagtcacaagaaaagaaaatactacCTCCAGTCATAAATACACATTTTTTGATAAAACACAGTCTCTCATTCATATTTTTTACCACTATTTTATAATAGAATATAATTATAAATTAcattgaatttatgatattataaaaatatttttcaagataaatctacatatatgattttaaggtttttaaattaaatattttgaaaggtATTGTTAGTCAAACTTTCAAAATTTTAACTGAACTTCTTCAAAATGACAATGACATGCATTTAATTATAACCGAAGGGAGCTGCACCGCATGGTTTGGTGTGGCTGTCCTTTTCAGTAGGGGAGTTTTAAGGAGCCATGAAGACCGTCATGTGTGAGGACTTAGGAGTGATGGCGCGGCTTTGAGTGCGCGCTGCCCTGGTTGGTGAAGACCAGCGCACCAGCACTAATGTGAACGTGATACTACCAGGACCGTGAAGTGTGTGCAGCCTTGTGAACACTCACACAGCCAATGGTGCTGCTCCTGACTTGTGGAAAAATATTCTCCGGACTCTAATAAACACggttgattattatttttgacaactattttttagtaaaagttaataaaaattagataatattaaagtattttttatgataaattcattactatcatttttatatgttaaattttaatattttgtatATATTAGTGGTTAAAATTTTTAAAGTTTAACTATACGTATTTTAGGACAACATCTATTTTAGAACGGAACGGAAATAGTATATGTTTGGAACTTGTTGGAACGGTCTCACGTTGATTTTGGAAGGGCAATAAATCTTAACTTAAAAGCGAGAAACCCCTTATCTCATTGGCTAATTTTCAAGGTGTGGAAAGACCCGTCCGATACTACAAAACTGGATTCCTGCTCTACTACCTTGCCCCAAAATAGATGTCTTTGTCATGAAATACTTCTAGATCACCACgttatatctttttttaaaatagcTTTAATTTGTTCATACGTTCCAAGTGTAAATTTGGCACACGATCGatcttctttttttgttgactaccaagggaaaaggaaagaaacGAAAAGAAAGCTTATGACGTACGCGGTTGTGCGTTCTGATCTTCTCCTTGATTCTGGCAGGCCTGTCTCGGGGGCGTCGATGAACCCGGCGAGGAGCGTCGGCCCGGCGCTCATCAGCGGCCAGTACAGGTCGATCTGGGTGTACGTCGTCGGCCCGGTCGTCGGAGCCGTGGCCGGAGCCTGGGCCTACAACCTGATCCGGTTCACCAACAAGCCCCTCCGCGAGATCACCAAGAGCGGCTCCTTCCTCAAGAGCATGAGCAGGATGAACTCCTCCGCCTAGCGGATCGACTCACTGCAGGCCATGCTGTGCATGCAATGATCGAGGCACCAGTACTGGGCGTGTATCAAGCAGGGGATCAGAAGTTTACCCTGGTGACGGGGTATTTTAGTAATTTAGCCTAGTATGACCAACCTATTCACCTATGAAAGTACGTATGTATATTTTTGTGTGTGGATGGAAAGGTACGTTTTGGACTATGTGGTAGGGTTGATCAAGGTGATCCCTTGTATGCTTAGCCTTTTCAGTGTGAAAGAGGATCGTTTAACTCTTGCATTGTGTGACATTCTATGCATGCTTAGCCTTATTCCCCATAGCTCCAGTTTTTAAGAGGGAAATAATACTTGTTTCGAAGCATAGGGCTAATGCTACTATCTCTTAGCCCTCCTAGACTCCTACTACAAATATACTTCCAAGTAAGTTTGTTTTGACATCAACACGATCCACAGGCAAGGGTGAATTCAGAGCCACGAAGTAGAGCAGAGGGCCTCTGCTTTTACGCTACTTTGCCCCTGAGTTTGCATCTGCAAGACTGCAAAGAATGATTACTGAAACAAGTCTATTCGCTGTGAAGTGATACAGTAGCTGAAAATGCCTCGGTGTTTCTTTAGAGTTAACCAATAGATAGGGATCCCAAAGTCATTTTCTGAGTAAATGGTCGAGAACTGAAAATGCAATAGTATTACCATGAAATGGTAGAACTGTTTGATTCGACCATTGCATTCTACTGGTAGAGGCGAACGGTACCTCGCCATTCCAGTTCGTCGCAAAAACCAGGCTTTCGATTGACCACTAGGAAGAGAAAGGCGACACAACTCATCACTAAATCATTTGCCATGTGACGTGACCAAAGAAACATATATGCAGAGAACATAACATGTGTAACGGTGATATTTTAAAAGGAGAtaaattagaacacttaaaaatttaaaataaattgactttaaaaattttacaagataaGCTTATCTCAATTTTGATCTAAagatgctctagatttatctagcgtatctactctaccgctcaagaggattacaagCTACTCTAACTagataaattgtaagtatgtaaatgcggaaacgtaaataaggtagagagacaaattcGACATAAAGGATTTTTATTTCATGGTATCGACGGCATGAATACCACTCTTAATCCACATTGAaactccataaaggatatgcttctgGTCGGCACGACTTTTTTAGTCACGGTtcttgagctactaagtcaccaagataaggtttCAAGCACGATAATCCatcaagctaccaaggcaaggtctcaccactagcatctCTTCTGGTTATTTGCCACCGTAATCACTTcgaagcttaagccaccaagacaagggtcttcgcgtctcCGTACACGTGTTTTGCAACCACTCTACTCcaaatcagagggtcaacaagattgagccaccaagacccaagatgccgacgagtcaccaaaacttcaagacgccgacgtaccactcggtacaagctaagATCACTTtttgatcccttctttaagctgcagcacctagctacaactcactctaggcctataagcattaagtactctctaatcttatacttaattatcttggatgatcattttaagcattttggtagtttggatgccttctcaagtgtatatgagcttcctctagactctagcagcatgccacacctttaaatgactgagtggagagatatttatagcatcaaacacACTAACTAACAGTTTTTCCAATGACTTATAAAAGTggttaacaccggataatccggtgagaatagtagtactaacaccggatcatccggtgagtacaacatcaaaaactagtcgttggactTTTACccaaagcctctgtgaacacctccggtgtgccttcaaatccatcaccagaccttttggtgagttatcttgagtcatctgagcctttgcagcctctctgtgtaaattactccggtgcattcattcggtgttcattccattcataccggaccatccgatgggttaaACCTTCTTTTttctggaaatgctccggtgcaactatctctgtgatcaccagactatccggtgagttaatcttcattcttcagcactggCAGTcgtctttgcaagaaatgctccggtgttataTACttgtgtgcacaaaccaagcaacggaccttccggtgggttgatctttaatcttctgcacttgcattcttctttacaagaaatggtccggtgttaccTTATgcagatcaccgaactatccagcgAGGTCcccaacctctgtgcacaatgctccagtgagtgtaAATTCATCTGcattggaccttccggtgataTCAATTCTCCTGAAAGTTctttaattcaatcaaactttgtcccgactacaGTGACTTattgatatattgcatccatgagacctactaacatatattcttgacaaacatattagtcccaataactatagtgttattaatcatcaaaatcacaatcataacttAATAGaaccattttcactacaatcttcTCATTtatggtgattgatgacaacacaactaaaacAAATAGCAAATAATAAACGACCCCTTCACTCAATCTCTCTCACCTCTCTCCATACCCCTATAATGATGGTAGAGTCAGGGGGCTCCAAAgcatgataccaattgtaaataGCACAAaaccttaccacattgcttggatacatgttcttaccatttagtccacTTTATTGTGGATCTCCCTTTCTCTATTATCACTATCTTCCTTGATCGATccatgcaagaacttctcccctttgtcaacctaggtgcctcatattgcttcttatatcttcttttctcctcctttgtcaactttgAAATTCATAAACATCTTGTATATTTCTtcttactttggtcatcaaacttctcctcatttttcaacaatctcaaaaagggctacaaacatatatgaaattcaAGGAAGAGCATTAGAGAATATGGGAGaaagcttcataaatcatgatccatatgaaatgataccaattaaaaatatataccggttgtaaggatatgaggcattgatatcaattgaaagagACAAACAataatcataatttatgaaactcacatgatataatccaAATTCtcctttatgtgtgcatacatataataaaaCCTACttatgaataccacttgtagaaatatagcaatatatgcaaaatctagacaataagtagaggtagaaagtttatgttatatca
This genomic interval carries:
- the LOC133922366 gene encoding aquaporin NIP1-1 encodes the protein MAGGGDNSQTNGAHDQRAMEEGRKEEYADQGCAGMATSVPFIQKILAEIFGTYFLIFAGCGAVTINASKNGQITFPGVAIVWGLAVMVMVYAVGHISGAHFNPAVTFAFATCGRFPWRQLPAYVLAQMLGATLASGTLRLMFGGRHEHFPGTLPAGSDVQSLVLEIIITFYLMFVISGVATDNRAIGELAGLAVGATILLNVLIAGPVSGASMNPARSVGPALISGQYRSIWVYVVGPVVGAVAGAWAYNLIRFTNKPLREITKSGSFLKSMSRMNSSA